A part of Brassica rapa cultivar Chiifu-401-42 chromosome A05, CAAS_Brap_v3.01, whole genome shotgun sequence genomic DNA contains:
- the LOC103868397 gene encoding NAC domain-containing protein 6, producing MAHPRDLKFSPIDQNLVGYYLRNRVDTGKDGFITDIKLYEDEPWLLPHVKNDQFKENMWFYFVLRTRNLGSRPKRTVPGRGSSNGGTWTTSGVKKAITDRNNPKVVIGYKTELAYHKKVKGKLKGDTTGWCMTEYWLASENDAQFQEVVLCHLRDNNKMVVDESKNGDNDIATEQPQQGNSDDNNNRLLDFTHQQRPLIPPFEGQGLRLQTIMGYSDKATQEQQHPPIYPPPQRQDSGSINNALVIMEDECVSQDEIFNLADLEAGITHPQQQHRQMMVDPYDDISFSRLAMPNNLIYHHEDSWHQDTSPWNNTNPRGLIFNSHGCEIQDQTVTKGVNQDSYY from the coding sequence ATGGCTCATCCAAGGGACTTAAAGTTCTCTCCGATTGACCAGAATTTGGTGGGGTATTATCTACGCAACAGAGTGGATACAGGAAAAGATGGTTTCATCACAGATATCAAACTTTATGAAGACGAGCCGTGGCTTCTTCCGCACGTCAAGAATGATCAATTCAAAGAGAACATGTGGTTTTACTTTGTTCTAAGGACACGTAATTTGGGGAGCAGGCCCAAACGCACGGTTCCCGGTAGAGGAAGCAGTAACGGCGGAACTTGGACGACAAGTGGCGTAAAGAAGGCGATCACTGACCGTAACAACCCCAAGGTTGTGATCGGATACAAAACAGAACTCGCGTACCACAAGAAAGTCAAGGGAAAGCTTAAAGGAGACACCACTGGTTGGTGTATGACGGAGTATTGGCTTGCAAGTGAGAACGATGCTCAGTTCCAAGAAGTAGTCTTGTGTCATCTCCGTGACAATAACAAGATGGTCGTTGACGAGAGCAAAAACGGAGACAATGACATCGCCACAGAGCAGCCTCAACAAGGGAACAGCGATGACAACAACAATAGACTCCTTGACTTCACTCATCAACAGCGGCCACTGATTCCTCCTTTTGAAGGACAGGGATTGAGACTTCAAACCATTATGGGATATTCTGATAAGGCCACTCAAGAACAACAACATCCACCGATTTATCCTCCTCCTCAACGTCAAGATTCCGGAAGCATAAACAACGCACTTGTAATCATGGAAGATGAGTGTGTTAGCCAAGATGAAATATTCAATCTAGCTGACCTGGAAGCCGGCATCACTCATCCACAACAACAACATCGTCAGATGATGGTGGATCCTTATGATGATATATCTTTCTCAAGATTGGCAATGCCGAACAACCTGATTTACCATCATGAAGACTCATGGCATCAAGATACCTCTCCATGGAACAACACCAATCCTCGTGGACTCATATTCAATTCTCATGGATGTGAGATCCAAGATCAAACTGTCACCAAGGGAGTCAATCAAGATTCATATTATTAG